The Halictus rubicundus isolate RS-2024b chromosome 5, iyHalRubi1_principal, whole genome shotgun sequence nucleotide sequence AGTTGTTTATTATTGAACCTGTTGAGTGTGAAACCGGACGGTAATTTGCGCGAAAATATTGGTCTTTGATATTACTTCCGCGCATCTGGCGTGTACAATACGTGCTGGTTCTAAGGATTCTAAGAATTTCCAAACAATTGTTTTGTCCTCTATGTTATGTAacattttctataaataaacaaaatttatcaatacatttttaatgtttaatgttaatGTTAACTCATAACAATATTCCAATGTACGGAACTTACAGGATACGCAAACTCTGTAACATATTGTAGTAATTCATCCTTATCTTTGCTGAAAATAgacgaaattattattttacaaaattcttGATATTATGTAAATTTCCATGACAAATACTCACTTAGCTAATGCATTGTGCGCTTTCTTGTATATCTCTAATGCTTCTTCTGTAAACATACTCGTCGAAAAGTCGTCATCGTATGATCTTATTTTTCTGACAGCGACGTAGGACTTTCCTTTTTTCCCAATGTAATCAATTTTTTGTTTTGCTCcctaaatattaaatgtaaaataattttatagattTTGCAGATTAATAATAAGGTCAGTGTAACGTTTACTACGTTCATTAAGCTGGTGTTTATGTACCTCTTTagtaatagtagaatattttccatcgcCTTCTGGTACAACATATGGCTCAATTATGTTAGATGTAGAAGAAATGACAACTGGTCTTTCGGACCAGTTCCTTTGAGGTAACAGACCCTGCTTTTTCAGTGTTGATCGAAATCGTTCTTGTGTCACTTCTTCGCGATCTTCTTCGAAATTTGGAAGTTCTACTTTAATAAACTTCTGTGCCCTAAGCTTACGAAACTTTGGATTCCAATGTTTCGCTATGTTCCTATGTTGTTGAAAATTATAATATGGACAGTTTACAGGACTTAATATCAAAGATTGATTGTTCTGAAAAAGAATAACATTTACTTAAAGACCAGAAACgtttattaaattcaataataAGAATCAAATTACCTGTACATATTTTCCAAAAGCACAAACTGCGCCTTTATATTTTGATATCATCATGACAAATTGACTTTAAATTTTCTCGAGGTAAATGTTTATCTACTTGACTCACTTTACACTTACTCTTATCGATACATTTAGGTTAGGTAGACATATAATAACAAAGGTTATTCAAATACGACATAACATATCACGCAGTGACTCAAATACGTTTCTGCAACTTAAATTGAGTGCAAATATAAATGTTATTAGAAACCACTTTAAATATATTCCTTctacaacaaaatattaatattgtttCGTTATAAATTCGCTCATTAGGATTACATATGTAGAGTTGAGACAGGTTGAGCTTATAGCGAAAAGTGGAGCTTATACAATCGTGCCTCAGACCCGGGATTTTTATACCACCGTATAatatttcctctctggtataaTCACAAAccaggtataggagtagaccaatcaccatatggggtttcgtgtctcacgatctgaaataccgacatcgttaacaacaattagatttcttacgccctctacgctgccGAACGAtgaatgttgcaactagatccacgagaagcttagaccatatacctataaCAGAGAGGAATCTCTGCCTATAATAAATGGAAGGACCTCCGATCGAAAGAATACCAATTTTAggcaaaaaatatcaattttaagaaaaggaacttttgaaaagttcagaagcaaatttcaattagaaatccaggaaaaaaggtgacgatgttcattgaatgacaagttaatccgaaacaaaaactgtgtttttcggttagtaattcaaagcagcttaccaagaagctgaaggtggaccaggggaaaacaaggaaagcattgaaggaccACCTTGGCCCATCCCgagctagcctaaagtaaattcagacacaattcaattaaatacacaagtttttataattagttagtcttaaattctattttacaatgttatcgcaaataataaataagcagctattagctcgatattattctctatttgtaagattactagaagttcttacaaatagagaataataccgattgcccgggtctcaccacgaggaggttgctgcacgagagacccgaaaggaagccagaaggaattcaatacgcttccttctgactccctttcttacaacgacgctttcgagttttacaaactaaatttcgcaacgtatgtcgagtaattattgcggataaaaaatgtgtgagtcggagaagaagtctccgatccac carries:
- the Mrpl45 gene encoding mitochondrial ribosomal protein L45; translation: MMISKYKGAVCAFGKYVQNNQSLILSPVNCPYYNFQQHRNIAKHWNPKFRKLRAQKFIKVELPNFEEDREEVTQERFRSTLKKQGLLPQRNWSERPVVISSTSNIIEPYVVPEGDGKYSTITKEGAKQKIDYIGKKGKSYVAVRKIRSYDDDFSTSMFTEEALEIYKKAHNALANKDKDELLQYVTEFAYPKMLHNIEDKTIVWKFLESLEPARIVHARCAEVISKTNIFAQITVRFHTQQILCIYDRFGRLLKGSEILRKDVLDYIVFEKHLSNQYGIWRLHAKIIPSWLPPEEIAAKTYTLPKKIEETSLTAKDAEESVAVTPPQ